Sequence from the Halanaerobiaceae bacterium ANBcell28 genome:
ATTTAATAAACTCCTCTGTATCTTTATTAAGTTTATCAAGCTTTTTCCTGGCTTTATTCTTTTCCCTAGTTGATAAATCAGAGTCAAGAATGCTCCGTAATCTACCTTTTTCAGCCTCTATCTTTTTCTGTAGTTCATGTAAATAATCCGTTCGTACACGAGAGACAGTACCACTGTCATAACGATGCATATATATTAGTGCATTAAAAGCCTTCCTTCTACCATCTGACTGGAATAACCAATAGATAGGTCTCTTATTATATGTCTGAACATGATCTTTATAAAAGTCATTAACAAAATATCTTCTAATAGCCTCTCTTGCTGTTTCTCGAGCTCGCCTTCCTAATGTTTCAGCTATATATTCGATATTTTCTTCCAGTTTTTCTTCACCGAAGGTCACTCTTAAGAATTCAATAAATCTTGCTACAATGTCATCATCAAAGTATTCATCATCCAGTATCGGTATAATTCCATTACTATCTACTTCAAAGCTTTGATATTTGGAATCATCAAACTCACCACCAGCAAAGACCAGTCCTTCTTCATCAAGTGAATAACGACCTAGCATACAACCAACAGCATATGAAATGAATGACTTAATATCTCTTTCCTGATCTGCTTTGCGAACTGTTATATCCTTTTCTTCTACATCTGGTGTCAACTCATCTTCAAGGCCATAAATCTCAATAAAAATTCTGTTTAGTTCTTCTTCGTTTTCTTTGAGTTGGTAGAATTGTTCTTCAGCAAAATCACTCCAGTTGTTGAAGGCTTCTTCGATAGTTTGAGCATCTTCTTTGTAAGTAAGTATAGGGTGTTTTTTGAAATCCCATGATGTTTCAAATGAGTCCCAGTCCGTTTTGGAAATTTTTATATTTTCCTTGGTCTTAAAATTTACTTCATCAAATACAATTTGTTTTTCTGTAATAATAATAGGCAAGTTGTTTACATCCCTCATTTGATAACTTAATGTTGGATTTAAGAAGTCCATTATATAATTACAAATATTTGAATTTAAAAATCCCAATATATAATTCTTAATTTCTTGATCTATTATATGAAAAGTCGGCCCTTTCTTATCATATATACTATTTTCAGTTACTCTAGCACTAAATCCTTTAGAAGATATACCATTATAAGTTATACCATCTCTAAACCAATATTTTTTTCCTAATAAATTAGAAGTTTTATTATTCTTATAATATTGCAAAGCCTCTTTCGACCAGTTAATTACAAAGTCTGTATTTCCATACCATTTACGGTAAGACCCTCCTTTTACATATAAAACCCATTTATTATTCAGTTTATTTTTGCTGACTTCCCATATGTATCTTAAATATTTTTTATTATTAGCTGTAATATTTTGCGAACCTGTAACATCAATATATTCAACTAAGCTTTTTTCATTAATAAAAACGTCTCTAAGTTTTCTACTAGTCCAATAAGCCACTGGTGAGCCTGGTATCTTTAAAAATTCTTTACTTTTTGAACTATATCTATAATTTACTTCTGGGTTGGTTATTGCATCTCTAGTCTTGATTGGTTGATTCATATGCCCAGTAAAATTAGACAACCTTATAAATTCTCCTGAAATATTACTAAATTGGTTTCTTAAGGTAAAAGTACAAACTGGAACACAAGCAGGTTCAAACGCATTATACTCTAGTTGTATCATTGATGAAATTAAAGTATTTTTTAATAAAAATTTTCTTAAATCTTCATATGTATATAAAAACATCCAAACATAAGGTGTAATTAACCCGATATGTCCTTTCTTGATTACTTTTTGCATACTATATTCGATAAAAGTAGCAAACAAATCACTTTTTCCTTGCTCATATATTTTTCGTATATATTTTTTTAATTTATTATTCATATATCTACTACCCATATATGGCGGATTAGTTACTAAAATATCATATGTTTTTTTCATTATACCTGCCTGTTTAACTAATTGCGGAAATATATAAGCAATCATATTACGATCATTATCACTAAATAAATTATCTGCAGGTCTTTTTTTGATATCTTCACATAATTTAGCCATAAGTTCTTCATCATAATCCTCTACTTTAATCAAAGAGCCAAAAGTCTTAGCATTCTCAAACTGATCAATAAATAATTTAACCTTATTAAAAACTTCACCTGGTTTTTCCCCTGCAATAAAAGCAATATCTTGATCAGTAAAGTTATTTGTTTCCTGAATAGCAGCAATATTTATTTTTAAACCATTTTCCTTTATATCTTTTAAAAACCTTTTATTATATTGTGCTCCCTTCATAACTACTGATAAACAGGCTAATTGATATGCTCTATCATCAATATCAAGTCCGTACAAATTATTCTCTATTATCAACCTAGGTATCTCATCTTCTAAATAGCCTGATTTCTTATATATCTGAAATAATAAGTCAAACACATATACCAATATATGCCCAGAACCGCAAGCAGGATCAAAAACAGTTACATTTTCTATTCTCATATCCTTATCTAGATATGGTTCAAGTTTTTCTTGCATATCAGGATCTGGATCAGGATTTTCCAAGTAGAATTCCCAATCCTCTTTTAATTGCTCATCTTCTGGATGAGACTCCAGCCAATACCTTCCCAGTGAATTTTGCACCATATACCTTACTATCCAATCAGGAGTAAATAATTGAGTGGCAAAGGGTATTTCTTCTTTCTTATATTTCTTTTTAGCCTGTATAACCTCATCTTTTTTCTCAGAAATATAATATTGGTATAACCAGCCAATAATCTCAACCTCTGCCCAATCTTCTTCCTCTATACTTACTACTATATCCCTGATAACTGAACCTTCACTTAGTAAATTGTTTGGTAATAGTATCTCTGTATAATCAGCAATCTTTTCAAAGATAAATGGCATTATATCACTTAAAGCATTGCACTGTTTTACTAATAAGTACTTATATAAACTATCAGTATCATTATCATCTTGATATTTATAGACAGTCTCATGGTCTATATCCAGATCAATATTTAATGCCTCTGTTATTATATCTGGCTCTATTTTGTTTTCTGTCTCTGAAGAGAGAGCTCTTACTCCACTTGGTAAATACCCGTTAACCTCCATAAACCTTAAAGCAACAAAGCGATTAAACCAGGTATAAGCAACTTCCTCCATTACCTGTTCATAATCTTTTAGTTCAATCTCATTAACCAGCCTGTCCCGTTGTCTAATTTCATCTTTATTAAGATATCTATTATATATCTTAACTGAATCTACACCTTCTACCTGTGGTTCAATTATTTTATCTTTTTCTATGCCAATTTCAAAGGCTTTTTGTTTTACCTGCTTTATTAGGTCTTTTCTGGCTCTGACTGCAAAGTTTTTTATAGCTGTTTTATCCATTATTTCCCCCCTTTTATATCAACCTAATATCTTTATCTTCATCAAGAATCTTCATAAGTGAATCCTTAATCTCTTCTAGTAAGTTTTCTATATCTTCTTTATTCTCAATAGACCTCGTTCCTCTAAGTACATTACCTAAAGTAACTGTTTCAACTTTTCTAGGTTCAGGTGTTACTATATCCTCTTGTTCTTTTTCATCTGCTATACCCTTTGCCTCTTTTTCTTTTCTCCTTAGTTCCTTTTCCTTTGCTTCAATTTCTTTAAAGCATTGTACCTTGATTACTTCGCTTTCCTGTGGCATAGCAATTATCTCATTAATAGTATTAGAATTTTCCAGTCGATCAAATAAGCGATAAAATCTGCTTAATAAAGCATTTTTAAAGACATCATTAAAAGCATGCTTTGCTAGCTCGTCTTTTACCTTCTGCCTGTCATTTTCAATAATTTCTTTTTGCTCAGCACTTTTTCCTTCAAGAAGATTAATAAACACATTATTAAATTCATCTCTCAGAACAGGAATATTCTTAATCATTGCATATGGCTCATCTGCTTCTACTATTTTCTTAAGCTCATCTATTGTCTTTAAGATTTTATCATTTACTATATATGTTTCATTTTTGTTATAAAGTTTTATGGTATCAATGGCTTGATCAAAAAATTCTTTCTGATTTTGAAAGAAACCATCTATCTTTGTTATCTTACTACCTGCTTCTATTAGATCTTCACATTTCTCATCCAGTTTAGTATAGAACTGATAAGAATCTTTTATCTCTTTTACTTCCTGAAAAAGCCCCTGTGCATCCTTCAAGTCATCTTTACCAGGGTATTTATTTGCTGATGTATAATTTCTCAACAAATAGTTTATTTCTGTTATTTCATTATAGATTAAGTTTTGCAATTCTTTCTTTAGATTATCCTCATCATTGGGCACTGTTGTTTTTTCAAATAAATCCCTGGCTAATTTCCTGGCATTATTAATCAAAGATTGATCTACTTTTACTCTCTTTTTAATTACAAGTCTATCCCAATGAGTTCTTTTCCATAAATAATCAACCAGGTTGTTTTCATTGCTTGCTAATATTTCACCATTATACTGAGCATTAATTTCCTGCTTTTTTAATAGCTTTGCTACTATAGCTGCAATATCTTCCTCTCTCCAGCCATATGGAACACTAGAGAAACGCTCAATAAGTAGTTTCATTGTTACCCTCATGTTTCTTGAGTTCTGTCTGTCTATATAGGTATTTACCTCATCAACAGCTAATTGATTAGCATCCTTATTTTCCAGTGTCACTTTAGTCCTGTCTGCCCTAAGTATTTTAACTATTTCTCTTTGATCATATGTATGTTCTGTAACATAATTTAATTTATGATAGATATCCTCAATTAAGGCTTTAAAGCCCTGATTTATTTTTTCTGCAGGATGACTGCTTTTAATATCTAGCAACTGATTTCTGGCAAAAAACTTGGCCTGGCTCAAGCTATCAATTAATAAGTTCTTTACCCTAATTTTTCGGTTTTGCTGTTCTCTTGAAATACGAGTAATAATATCTTCAATAGTATCCGACTGAATAGCAGTACCTCTTTTGCGTAGATATGTTTCTATTTTTAAAGTCTGTTCAAGCTCCTCTATAAAAGTAGTGTCATCAGGAAGTTTGATAATCAAATTATTCTCACCAGCAGATTGTAATAGTAGTTGCTGGTCTGTTAGATCATTATTGTAAATAAGGATTTTAATACCGATATCTTCTGTTTGTCTTCCTCTTACCTTATCATCTATCATTTGATTATAAGGAAAATCATGTGTTTTACTATATCTATATTTTTTGTCAGTATATATTTCTTCAAAGATAATATCTCCAATATTTTTAATTACTTCAGCACCATCAACTTTGCTTGCATTTATCTCTCTATTTATATCCTGTTCTTCATTTGTAAGGAAATAATATATCTCGCCATTTTTCTGAATCAATGTTTCTCTTATTAGCCTGCTTAATGCAGCTTCTATTTTTTTCTTTAAGGCGATTTTGTCTTCATTAATATTACTTACCATTAAAGTAGTTATATTCTCAATCTTAGAAGGAAGCCCTTTTACATATCTAATCAAGAATAAAAGCTTTAATACTTCAACATCATAATCTTCCAGATTATTATTTTCTTCCGCATTTCTAATTACTCTTCTAATATTTCCATCGAGGAATGATTGAATTGGTTCATAAAATACTGAAAAAGGTATCAATTTACCTGATTCATTTTCCTGATATTTTTGCACTGATTCCTGGAAAGCACTTAAAAGTGATCTTTCTCCCTCAGATAAGTGTTTACCTGTAGCACCATGTCGTCTTATTTCTTCAAATACTTCCTGTAATAATTTAAATTGATATGGTACAAAAGGATATACATCAACAAACTCCTTAACATTTGAATAATTTTTCATTTCAGCACTGTCATCTGTAAAGGTAATAATATTTTTCAAGATAGGACTTTTATCATTATATAGAAGTTCCAGGGTATCAGCAGCAGTCTGGTTTTTACCCAGAATACGCTTTTTGATAACCTCATCTACATTGGCACTGGATAAACTTAATCTAGTATCAAATCTACCCATAATTTTTGAAAAGTCCATTCCTTTTATTCTTTTAGTCACAGATTCAATTGCTTCCTGAGAAGTTACCATTACCCAGGCTTTCCCACCACAGTGAGTACCAAGATCTTCTGATACTGTCTGTAAGTTAAGCATC
This genomic interval carries:
- the pglX gene encoding BREX-1 system adenine-specific DNA-methyltransferase PglX, which gives rise to MDKTAIKNFAVRARKDLIKQVKQKAFEIGIEKDKIIEPQVEGVDSVKIYNRYLNKDEIRQRDRLVNEIELKDYEQVMEEVAYTWFNRFVALRFMEVNGYLPSGVRALSSETENKIEPDIITEALNIDLDIDHETVYKYQDDNDTDSLYKYLLVKQCNALSDIMPFIFEKIADYTEILLPNNLLSEGSVIRDIVVSIEEEDWAEVEIIGWLYQYYISEKKDEVIQAKKKYKKEEIPFATQLFTPDWIVRYMVQNSLGRYWLESHPEDEQLKEDWEFYLENPDPDPDMQEKLEPYLDKDMRIENVTVFDPACGSGHILVYVFDLLFQIYKKSGYLEDEIPRLIIENNLYGLDIDDRAYQLACLSVVMKGAQYNKRFLKDIKENGLKINIAAIQETNNFTDQDIAFIAGEKPGEVFNKVKLFIDQFENAKTFGSLIKVEDYDEELMAKLCEDIKKRPADNLFSDNDRNMIAYIFPQLVKQAGIMKKTYDILVTNPPYMGSRYMNNKLKKYIRKIYEQGKSDLFATFIEYSMQKVIKKGHIGLITPYVWMFLYTYEDLRKFLLKNTLISSMIQLEYNAFEPACVPVCTFTLRNQFSNISGEFIRLSNFTGHMNQPIKTRDAITNPEVNYRYSSKSKEFLKIPGSPVAYWTSRKLRDVFINEKSLVEYIDVTGSQNITANNKKYLRYIWEVSKNKLNNKWVLYVKGGSYRKWYGNTDFVINWSKEALQYYKNNKTSNLLGKKYWFRDGITYNGISSKGFSARVTENSIYDKKGPTFHIIDQEIKNYILGFLNSNICNYIMDFLNPTLSYQMRDVNNLPIIITEKQIVFDEVNFKTKENIKISKTDWDSFETSWDFKKHPILTYKEDAQTIEEAFNNWSDFAEEQFYQLKENEEELNRIFIEIYGLEDELTPDVEEKDITVRKADQERDIKSFISYAVGCMLGRYSLDEEGLVFAGGEFDDSKYQSFEVDSNGIIPILDDEYFDDDIVARFIEFLRVTFGEEKLEENIEYIAETLGRRARETAREAIRRYFVNDFYKDHVQTYNKRPIYWLFQSDGRRKAFNALIYMHRYDSGTVSRVRTDYLHELQKKIEAEKGRLRSILDSDLSTREKNKARKKLDKLNKDTEEFIKYDEVLNHIAMQQIEIDLDDGVQENYQKFADVLARI
- the brxC gene encoding BREX system P-loop protein BrxC, with translation MKIQDMFAKDINRDIKGVIKVAQDDEENVYQELEEYVVTNELEMHFRDFFEAYQKGIDGLTDKMGVWISGFFGSGKSHFLKILSYLLENREVKDEKAINFFNDKFKDQFILANMKRASEISTDVILFNIDSKSDSDSKNDKEAIVKVFMKVFNEYLGYCGSIPWLADLERQLDKDGKYQAFREKFKEISGDEWENRREDFYYEEDAIIESLVSTTHMSEDAARHWYETSEENYSLSIEKFAKRVQEYIEEKGNNHHLLFLVDEIGQYIGDDGQLMLNLQTVSEDLGTHCGGKAWVMVTSQEAIESVTKRIKGMDFSKIMGRFDTRLSLSSANVDEVIKKRILGKNQTAADTLELLYNDKSPILKNIITFTDDSAEMKNYSNVKEFVDVYPFVPYQFKLLQEVFEEIRRHGATGKHLSEGERSLLSAFQESVQKYQENESGKLIPFSVFYEPIQSFLDGNIRRVIRNAEENNNLEDYDVEVLKLLFLIRYVKGLPSKIENITTLMVSNINEDKIALKKKIEAALSRLIRETLIQKNGEIYYFLTNEEQDINREINASKVDGAEVIKNIGDIIFEEIYTDKKYRYSKTHDFPYNQMIDDKVRGRQTEDIGIKILIYNNDLTDQQLLLQSAGENNLIIKLPDDTTFIEELEQTLKIETYLRKRGTAIQSDTIEDIITRISREQQNRKIRVKNLLIDSLSQAKFFARNQLLDIKSSHPAEKINQGFKALIEDIYHKLNYVTEHTYDQREIVKILRADRTKVTLENKDANQLAVDEVNTYIDRQNSRNMRVTMKLLIERFSSVPYGWREEDIAAIVAKLLKKQEINAQYNGEILASNENNLVDYLWKRTHWDRLVIKKRVKVDQSLINNARKLARDLFEKTTVPNDEDNLKKELQNLIYNEITEINYLLRNYTSANKYPGKDDLKDAQGLFQEVKEIKDSYQFYTKLDEKCEDLIEAGSKITKIDGFFQNQKEFFDQAIDTIKLYNKNETYIVNDKILKTIDELKKIVEADEPYAMIKNIPVLRDEFNNVFINLLEGKSAEQKEIIENDRQKVKDELAKHAFNDVFKNALLSRFYRLFDRLENSNTINEIIAMPQESEVIKVQCFKEIEAKEKELRRKEKEAKGIADEKEQEDIVTPEPRKVETVTLGNVLRGTRSIENKEDIENLLEEIKDSLMKILDEDKDIRLI